In Candidatus Promineifilum breve, one genomic interval encodes:
- a CDS encoding ABC transporter permease, producing MKNAKLITGIVLLGLMVGLALIGPAIARAALFPDTDPIGRGTFRPFQLPSGEHPLGTDGDGRDGLMVYLSSILPSFKIGLIAGLVGASLGVIVGFAAGYATGRIDTISRIIIDMVLVIPTLPLLLILAVYIDRWDLNKLALILGFFSWAFAARVIRSQVQSLRERRYVDLARLSGAGTVEIIFTELMPALLPYIAYILSLSMVGAMLAEAGLQIIGLGAGGLPTLGFMIAKGLREGVIGVGLVGQMLLPAATLILVFLALNMIGMGLDEIFNPRLRTTVEER from the coding sequence ATGAAAAACGCAAAACTCATCACCGGCATTGTCCTGCTCGGACTCATGGTGGGGCTTGCGCTCATCGGCCCCGCCATCGCCCGGGCAGCCCTGTTTCCCGATACTGATCCCATCGGCCGGGGAACCTTTCGACCCTTCCAGCTACCTTCGGGGGAACACCCATTAGGAACGGACGGCGACGGCCGCGATGGTCTCATGGTCTATCTTTCCAGCATTCTGCCATCCTTTAAGATCGGGCTGATCGCCGGGCTGGTGGGGGCGTCACTGGGGGTCATCGTAGGCTTCGCCGCCGGCTATGCCACCGGCCGTATCGATACAATTTCCCGAATCATCATTGACATGGTGCTCGTCATTCCGACGCTACCGCTCTTGCTCATTCTGGCCGTCTACATCGACCGCTGGGACCTGAACAAGCTGGCGTTGATTTTGGGTTTCTTTAGCTGGGCATTCGCGGCCCGCGTCATCCGTTCCCAGGTGCAGAGCCTTCGCGAACGTCGCTACGTTGATCTGGCCCGCTTGTCCGGGGCCGGCACGGTCGAGATCATCTTCACGGAACTCATGCCGGCGTTACTACCCTACATTGCCTACATCCTGTCGTTGAGCATGGTTGGCGCGATGCTGGCCGAGGCCGGGTTACAGATCATTGGCCTGGGGGCAGGCGGCCTGCCGACCCTGGGGTTTATGATTGCCAAGGGTTTGCGCGAGGGTGTCATCGGTGTCGGTCTGGTGGGGCAGATGCTGCTGCCCGCGGCCACCCTCATTCTCGTATTTCTGGCGCTCAACATGATCGGCATGGGGCTGGATGAAATCTTTAACCCGCGGCTGAGAACGACAGTGGAGGAAAGATAA
- a CDS encoding ABC transporter permease yields the protein MDQSSDISNYQDTARQSSAARRQVALYVVRRFGVYLFTLWAAITVSFFMFRAIPGDPMTIVFGQLSRAQGNVSAEEAAAIIAVYRAEFGLDEPLITQYLVFFRNALFRGLDFGPSFVAYPVPTRELILRNMPWTIGLLTTSVLVAWLIGTTLGAILGWLRRKRSANIAIVSATFLQITPVYLVALGLIILVGFQLRWLPARGPYAAHLQPAWTWEFISSLIQHAILPMLSNVLVLSAGFTLGMRALMISVLGEDHLLYARAKGLPPRTILRDYAFRNALIPQVAGLAIILGTTISGTFIIEVLFGYPGLGTLFVQAMGLRDFNVMQGIVLFSIFAVLTLTLIVDLALPLLDPRIKTIK from the coding sequence ATGGATCAATCGTCTGACATCAGCAACTACCAGGATACGGCCCGGCAAAGTTCGGCCGCGCGGCGTCAGGTGGCGCTATATGTGGTGCGACGCTTCGGCGTCTACCTGTTCACCTTGTGGGCGGCCATCACCGTATCGTTCTTCATGTTTCGCGCCATCCCCGGCGATCCCATGACGATTGTGTTTGGGCAGTTGTCGCGGGCGCAGGGCAACGTGTCGGCCGAAGAAGCCGCGGCCATCATTGCCGTCTATCGCGCTGAATTTGGCCTCGACGAGCCGCTCATCACCCAGTACCTGGTTTTCTTCCGCAATGCCCTCTTTCGCGGTCTTGATTTTGGCCCCTCGTTCGTTGCCTATCCGGTGCCCACGCGCGAGCTGATCCTGCGCAACATGCCCTGGACCATTGGCCTGCTCACAACATCAGTCCTCGTTGCCTGGCTAATCGGCACGACATTAGGCGCGATCCTGGGCTGGCTGCGAAGAAAGAGGTCGGCCAACATTGCGATTGTCTCGGCTACGTTTCTACAGATTACGCCGGTCTACCTTGTCGCTTTGGGGCTTATCATTCTGGTTGGCTTCCAACTGCGCTGGCTGCCGGCGCGCGGCCCCTATGCGGCCCACTTGCAACCGGCCTGGACATGGGAATTTATCAGCAGTCTCATCCAACATGCCATCCTGCCCATGCTTTCCAATGTATTGGTGCTGAGCGCGGGCTTCACGCTGGGCATGCGCGCCCTGATGATCTCGGTTCTCGGCGAGGACCATCTGCTCTATGCGCGGGCCAAGGGCCTGCCCCCCCGAACCATTCTGCGGGATTACGCCTTTCGCAATGCGCTCATTCCCCAGGTGGCCGGCCTGGCGATCATTCTCGGCACGACGATTAGCGGGACCTTTATCATCGAAGTCCTGTTCGGCTATCCCGGTCTGGGAACCCTGTTTGTGCAGGCCATGGGTCTGCGCGACTTCAATGTGATGCAAGGCATTGTCCTGTTTTCTATTTTTGCCGTATTAACATTGACGCTGATTGTGGACCTGGCCCTGCCTTTGCTGGATCCGCGAATCAAGACAATCAAATGA
- a CDS encoding ABC transporter substrate-binding protein, with translation MRAKNFRPIKLFIILLAFTALLMACSAPESSQVVEVEREVTRIVEGTPVVETVVEEVEVTRIVEVPAEVPTAEAEEIPLVYGDLPRNETFIVASQAPNNDIWDSFNNFQTSTFNNATGYQNMATEVPFIEWNGVIYPWLAQGWEYNEDGTEMTLTITEGVNWNDGEPLTIDDWLFTLQYAKDNADKGILYATFLSDVEWAANGDNQIVFTLPETNFRFHQAFVADISFAFTPVPQHIWEGQDPVTFTNPDAIGSGPYRLVSTSNDTRTVIWERRDDYWNPDAMPAPRYQVWLKRPEPDVAVFEWENNSYDLGRMPGQMTTRMVQANPALELLVHQDPCPRGLVFNVDSGPLADPAFRQAMSLLMDRTKVANLANVPGYVSPVLWPNPGVIDENFYDPAAAESFNVTTFDPVMAAQILDDAGYALVDGQRLDLEGNPISLDALYIDVGNPAWTVWAWLLSEQAQLLGIEINPRLLDIPTFFTVGPQGEFDILFRWFCTRPSDPLGGMYAGLHSDLLVPIGESSGGIPGRYTNPEMDALIDQIRAGDPSDPAIQDLFRQAYALWAEDKPYIPLYSENEGVMFNNKYWTGLEVGQPWVHWGNHFRQMLTYIEPTQ, from the coding sequence ATGCGCGCAAAGAATTTTCGTCCCATTAAGCTATTCATTATCCTGCTCGCGTTCACCGCGCTCTTGATGGCCTGTTCCGCGCCAGAGAGTAGCCAGGTTGTCGAAGTAGAACGAGAGGTCACCCGTATCGTCGAAGGTACGCCGGTCGTCGAAACGGTGGTCGAGGAAGTGGAAGTTACCCGAATTGTCGAGGTGCCGGCCGAGGTGCCCACCGCCGAGGCCGAGGAAATCCCGCTCGTCTATGGCGATCTGCCCCGCAACGAAACGTTCATTGTGGCCTCGCAGGCCCCCAACAATGACATCTGGGACAGCTTCAACAACTTCCAGACATCCACCTTCAACAATGCCACCGGCTACCAGAACATGGCAACGGAAGTTCCCTTCATCGAATGGAACGGCGTCATCTACCCCTGGCTGGCTCAAGGCTGGGAGTATAACGAGGACGGCACGGAAATGACCCTCACGATTACCGAGGGGGTCAACTGGAACGACGGCGAGCCATTGACCATTGATGACTGGCTGTTTACACTTCAGTATGCCAAAGACAACGCCGACAAGGGTATCCTCTACGCGACCTTCCTCAGTGATGTGGAATGGGCGGCCAATGGCGACAATCAGATCGTCTTTACCCTGCCCGAAACCAATTTCCGCTTCCACCAGGCGTTTGTAGCCGACATCAGCTTCGCTTTCACCCCGGTTCCCCAGCACATCTGGGAAGGGCAGGACCCGGTCACCTTCACGAATCCCGATGCCATCGGCTCCGGCCCCTACCGGCTTGTCAGCACCAGCAACGATACCCGCACGGTGATCTGGGAACGTCGGGATGATTATTGGAACCCGGATGCGATGCCGGCCCCGCGCTATCAGGTATGGCTGAAAAGGCCGGAACCGGACGTAGCCGTGTTTGAATGGGAAAACAACAGCTATGACCTGGGCCGGATGCCGGGACAAATGACGACCCGTATGGTGCAGGCCAATCCCGCATTGGAATTGCTGGTTCATCAGGATCCTTGCCCGCGCGGTCTGGTGTTCAATGTCGACTCCGGCCCCCTGGCCGATCCGGCGTTCCGTCAGGCAATGAGTCTGCTCATGGACCGCACAAAGGTTGCCAATCTGGCGAATGTGCCGGGTTATGTGTCGCCGGTCTTGTGGCCCAACCCAGGTGTGATTGACGAGAACTTCTATGATCCGGCCGCGGCCGAAAGCTTCAATGTGACAACCTTCGACCCGGTGATGGCCGCCCAGATTCTGGATGATGCCGGCTATGCCCTGGTCGACGGACAGCGGCTCGATCTTGAGGGCAATCCGATTTCGCTCGATGCGCTCTATATCGACGTCGGCAATCCGGCCTGGACGGTCTGGGCCTGGTTGCTGTCTGAGCAGGCGCAGTTGCTCGGTATCGAGATCAACCCGCGATTGCTGGATATTCCCACATTCTTTACCGTGGGCCCGCAAGGAGAATTTGATATTCTCTTCCGTTGGTTCTGCACCCGTCCTTCCGATCCGTTGGGCGGCATGTACGCCGGTCTGCATAGCGACCTGCTTGTCCCGATCGGTGAGTCGTCTGGTGGCATTCCCGGCCGCTACACCAACCCGGAAATGGATGCGCTGATCGACCAGATCCGCGCCGGTGATCCGTCCGACCCGGCCATACAAGACCTGTTCCGGCAGGCCTACGCGCTGTGGGCCGAGGACAAGCCGTACATTCCGCTCTATAGCGAGAACGAAGGCGTCATGTTCAACAATAAGTACTGGACCGGTCTGGAAGTAGGTCAGCCGTGGGTGCACTGGGGCAACCACTTCCGCCAAATGCTGACTTACATCGAACCCACTCAATAA
- a CDS encoding aldehyde dehydrogenase family protein produces the protein MTTPNGTSPIKHRDTQLGPIGPVIGGRTITTGQVEEVFDPYDGSLVAVVNLAGPAEIEASIATAVAAFDETRRMPAWQRSDCLEKVSAGIAARREELALVIAREAGKPLKTARVEVDRAAFTFKVAAEETRRIYGEIVPLDWLPGTEGRTALVRREPRGPVSGITPFNFPLNLVSHKVAPSMAAGNPIVIKPSNQTPVSAYRLAEIVLEAGWPAGGIAVVPCDVRHAAPLVEDERIKFLTFTGSPQVGWSLKAKAGMKPVTLELGGNAGTIIHKDADIAYAAERVTWGGFSYAGQSCISVQRVYIHSAVYDEFIEALLPKVMALRSGDPLAEATDVGPIINAVQAARIGDWLREAMDAGAQVLAGGKREGNVWEPTVLASVNEEMRVSCQEVFGPVISLYRYDDVQQAMAAVDRSDYGLQAGLFTNDWGLIEDAYNQISVGGLIVNDVSAFRVDHMPYGGVRQSGIGREGVRYAIEEMTEMKLLMLHRPPSAVAAR, from the coding sequence ATGACGACACCTAACGGAACATCGCCCATCAAACACAGGGATACCCAACTTGGCCCTATCGGTCCGGTGATCGGCGGCCGAACGATCACGACCGGCCAAGTGGAAGAAGTCTTCGATCCGTACGACGGTTCCCTGGTGGCTGTGGTCAATCTGGCGGGGCCGGCCGAAATCGAGGCGAGTATCGCCACGGCCGTGGCCGCATTTGACGAGACTAGGCGGATGCCGGCCTGGCAGCGATCGGACTGTCTGGAGAAGGTAAGCGCCGGCATTGCCGCTCGCCGCGAGGAGCTGGCGCTGGTGATTGCGCGCGAAGCCGGCAAACCCCTTAAGACGGCCCGGGTTGAGGTCGACCGGGCCGCCTTTACATTCAAGGTGGCCGCCGAAGAAACCCGGCGCATCTACGGCGAGATCGTTCCCCTCGACTGGTTGCCGGGCACAGAAGGGCGCACGGCCCTCGTTCGGCGTGAACCGCGCGGCCCGGTGAGCGGTATAACACCCTTTAACTTTCCGCTGAATCTGGTGTCCCACAAGGTTGCCCCGTCCATGGCGGCCGGCAATCCCATCGTCATCAAACCATCGAATCAGACACCTGTGTCGGCCTACCGGCTGGCAGAGATCGTGCTGGAAGCGGGTTGGCCCGCTGGCGGCATAGCGGTCGTCCCCTGCGATGTCCGGCACGCTGCGCCTTTGGTTGAGGATGAGCGCATCAAATTCCTGACGTTTACCGGCAGCCCGCAGGTCGGATGGTCTCTCAAGGCGAAAGCGGGCATGAAGCCGGTCACGCTTGAGCTTGGCGGCAATGCCGGAACCATCATCCACAAGGACGCCGACATCGCCTATGCCGCGGAACGCGTGACGTGGGGTGGATTTAGCTACGCCGGTCAGTCTTGCATCTCGGTTCAGCGCGTCTACATCCACAGCGCCGTCTACGATGAATTTATCGAGGCATTGCTCCCCAAAGTGATGGCTTTGCGTAGCGGCGATCCACTGGCTGAGGCCACCGATGTTGGGCCGATCATCAACGCCGTGCAGGCCGCGCGAATAGGCGATTGGTTGCGGGAAGCGATGGACGCAGGCGCCCAAGTGCTGGCGGGCGGCAAGCGAGAGGGCAACGTCTGGGAACCGACCGTGTTGGCCTCTGTCAACGAAGAGATGCGCGTCTCCTGTCAGGAAGTGTTCGGCCCGGTCATCAGTCTCTATCGCTACGATGATGTTCAGCAAGCTATGGCGGCCGTAGACCGCAGCGACTACGGCCTTCAGGCAGGATTGTTCACCAATGACTGGGGCCTCATTGAAGACGCTTATAACCAGATTTCAGTTGGGGGGCTTATTGTCAACGATGTATCTGCCTTCAGGGTAGATCACATGCCCTATGGCGGAGTCCGCCAGTCCGGCATAGGGCGCGAAGGAGTAAGATATGCCATAGAAGAAATGACGGAGATGAAGTTGCTGATGTTACATAGGCCACCATCGGCCGTGGCTGCTCGTTAG